The Aliivibrio fischeri genome contains a region encoding:
- a CDS encoding NapC/NirT family cytochrome c, with protein sequence MIMNKRYIALIAAVGIAIGWLTFGGTQAVLHATSSTEFCVSCHTMEKPLHEYQGSVHFSNQKGIRAECADCHIPQEPIDYLITKIRASKDIYHEFVTGKIDTDEKYEEHRLAMAETVWEQMRENDSATCRSCHSFDAMETYDQSVSAQKMHAYGQENNQTCIDCHKGVAHFAPQAKLDTSAFDHLFDMAKNTKLDAEKVYPIENIKMSDLAIINPTVELTTVNAKDETRTVTVSGFQMKGAESVIYMGEGQRSIIATLTEKGIKALTLGEATTDAYGNEWRSAELTGTIDAPVLASNQPLWDYAEELDNVYCSTCHAKIPANHFTVNSWGPVAKSMGARTDISALNLEILTKFFQNHAKDVANHK encoded by the coding sequence ATTATTATGAACAAACGCTATATCGCTTTAATCGCTGCTGTCGGTATTGCCATTGGTTGGTTAACCTTTGGCGGTACGCAAGCAGTTCTCCACGCCACTTCTAGTACTGAGTTTTGTGTTTCATGCCATACAATGGAAAAACCACTGCATGAATATCAAGGTTCCGTTCATTTTAGTAACCAAAAAGGCATTCGAGCTGAATGTGCAGACTGTCACATTCCTCAAGAACCAATTGATTACTTAATTACGAAAATTCGTGCTTCTAAAGACATCTATCATGAATTCGTTACTGGTAAAATTGATACGGATGAAAAATACGAAGAACATCGTTTAGCTATGGCTGAAACGGTGTGGGAACAAATGCGTGAAAATGATTCAGCGACATGTCGTTCTTGTCATAGTTTTGATGCAATGGAAACCTATGACCAATCAGTAAGCGCACAAAAAATGCACGCTTATGGACAAGAAAACAACCAAACTTGTATTGACTGCCACAAAGGTGTTGCTCACTTTGCACCTCAAGCTAAGTTAGATACGTCTGCATTCGATCATTTATTTGATATGGCGAAAAACACCAAGCTTGATGCTGAAAAAGTTTACCCTATTGAAAATATTAAGATGTCTGATCTTGCCATCATCAATCCAACGGTTGAACTTACAACGGTAAACGCAAAAGATGAAACTCGCACTGTAACGGTTTCAGGCTTCCAAATGAAAGGGGCTGAATCAGTTATTTACATGGGTGAAGGACAACGTTCAATCATCGCGACGCTAACAGAAAAAGGCATTAAAGCATTAACTCTGGGTGAAGCAACTACCGATGCTTACGGCAATGAATGGCGCAGCGCCGAGCTAACAGGCACAATCGATGCACCTGTTCTTGCGTCAAACCAGCCTTTATGGGACTACGCTGAAGAGCTTGATAATGTGTACTGTTCAACATGTCATGCCAAAATTCCAGCAAATCACTTCACAGTGAACTCTTGGGGTCCTGTAGCTAAAAGCATGGGTGCACGTACTGATATTTCAGCACTGAACCTAGAAATCCTAACTAAATTCTTCCAAAACCACGCTAAAGACGTGGCTAATCACAAATAA
- a CDS encoding TonB-dependent receptor, with amino-acid sequence MFSKSQLALVISAVLSTPFAYAETDASTTDEHMVVTGRDYGYKADTNSSSMRMEATQLETPGQVSVIDEQLIDEQRASTLGEVLKNDASIGAGATTRNREQFTLRGFSLSSSSGFLRDGKQHWSHYRQPIELLERVEILKGPSGLLYGQSAPGGLVNMVAKKPTYETQVSVSQDLGSNNDSRTTADVSGALNDDQTLRGRAIVSKQTYNSWRQYSDGTVPSTERFVGGLFLDYDINDDITVSFHYDRTIDEGSVDSGAYIKDGKTVVNDKYIWDAQWSKIENDVENIGVDVTANLTDVWRVNASFNHQDFNRHDVESFPKEETYDPSNGTYDQGGSDRKDNWVFKTASIDLIGEFDALGVSHQMLFGSNWLGYRYDRLEYSFNSSVGQVGEPAPAPERNPNKDPRDTTSKYDTWGFYAQDMITFNEQWQALVGVRLDRQVEEGLAEEAVSPKFAVIYHPMDIGSIYATYSESFEMQGEVSGSEYVNDGQKLDPLRGKLYELGTKWELMDNQLFVSGAVFDITQENSTIDVDLGGGKKEKTQSGERVHRGVELAMQGFITEQLSMSGSATYLDAEYAKDEKYEGNRPADVPEYTASVWTRYAFTNSTDANLGAIYVGERYGDAANTFKKDGYARFDLGLSHTIKYDQDLTFVARFNVENLFDTDYLAGGGSTGKNGYATDGASNVVIGEGRNYMATLQVKY; translated from the coding sequence ATGTTTTCTAAAAGTCAGTTAGCTCTTGTTATTAGCGCAGTTTTATCAACGCCTTTTGCTTACGCTGAAACAGATGCATCAACAACTGATGAGCACATGGTTGTTACTGGTCGTGACTATGGTTACAAGGCAGATACAAATTCAAGCTCAATGCGAATGGAGGCAACTCAATTAGAAACTCCAGGACAAGTGAGTGTTATTGATGAGCAACTGATTGATGAACAACGTGCAAGTACGCTTGGTGAAGTTCTAAAAAATGATGCAAGTATCGGTGCTGGCGCAACTACACGTAACCGTGAGCAGTTTACATTACGTGGCTTTTCACTAAGCAGTAGCTCTGGTTTCTTACGTGATGGAAAACAACATTGGTCTCATTATCGTCAACCAATTGAATTATTAGAGCGTGTTGAGATATTAAAAGGTCCTTCGGGTCTGTTATATGGCCAGTCAGCTCCGGGTGGCTTGGTTAATATGGTTGCTAAAAAGCCAACCTATGAAACTCAAGTAAGCGTGAGTCAAGATCTAGGCTCAAATAATGACTCTCGAACAACTGCGGATGTAAGTGGTGCATTGAATGATGACCAAACATTACGTGGTCGTGCCATTGTCTCAAAGCAAACTTACAACTCATGGCGTCAATACAGTGATGGAACAGTTCCATCTACAGAGCGCTTTGTTGGTGGTTTATTCTTAGATTATGACATTAATGATGACATCACAGTGTCGTTCCATTATGACCGTACAATTGATGAAGGTAGTGTCGATTCAGGTGCTTACATCAAAGATGGCAAAACAGTAGTAAATGATAAATACATTTGGGATGCACAGTGGTCAAAAATCGAAAATGATGTGGAAAACATCGGTGTTGATGTTACTGCAAACTTAACTGATGTATGGCGTGTTAATGCTAGCTTTAATCATCAAGATTTTAACCGTCATGACGTAGAGAGCTTCCCTAAAGAAGAGACGTATGACCCTTCTAATGGTACGTATGATCAAGGCGGTAGTGACCGTAAAGATAACTGGGTATTTAAAACAGCAAGTATTGATTTAATCGGTGAATTTGATGCGTTAGGCGTAAGCCACCAAATGCTATTTGGTAGTAACTGGTTAGGTTATCGTTATGACCGTTTAGAGTACTCATTTAATAGCTCTGTAGGTCAAGTTGGTGAGCCTGCTCCTGCTCCAGAACGTAATCCAAATAAAGATCCTAGAGATACAACATCTAAGTACGATACATGGGGTTTCTATGCTCAGGATATGATTACGTTTAATGAGCAATGGCAAGCATTAGTTGGTGTTCGTTTAGACCGTCAAGTTGAAGAAGGCCTAGCAGAAGAAGCAGTATCACCTAAGTTTGCGGTTATTTACCACCCGATGGATATTGGTTCTATCTATGCAACGTATTCTGAAAGCTTTGAAATGCAAGGTGAAGTATCAGGCAGTGAGTACGTAAATGACGGCCAAAAACTGGATCCTTTACGTGGTAAGTTGTATGAGCTAGGTACTAAATGGGAATTAATGGATAACCAGCTGTTTGTATCTGGTGCTGTATTTGATATTACCCAAGAAAACTCAACGATTGATGTTGATTTAGGTGGTGGTAAGAAAGAAAAAACACAATCAGGTGAACGTGTTCACCGTGGTGTCGAGTTAGCGATGCAAGGCTTTATTACTGAGCAGTTATCGATGAGCGGTTCAGCAACATATCTAGATGCTGAATATGCGAAAGATGAGAAGTATGAAGGTAACCGTCCTGCGGATGTGCCTGAATATACTGCAAGTGTATGGACTCGCTATGCATTTACTAATAGTACCGATGCAAACTTAGGCGCTATCTATGTTGGTGAGCGTTACGGTGATGCAGCGAATACCTTTAAAAAAGATGGCTATGCACGTTTCGATCTAGGGTTATCTCATACTATTAAGTATGACCAAGATTTAACCTTTGTTGCTCGCTTTAATGTTGAAAACTTGTTTGATACTGATTACTTAGCAGGTGGTGGTTCAACTGGTAAGAATGGTTACGCAACCGATGGGGCATCGAATGTTGTTATTGGTGAAGGCCGAAACTACATGGCGACACTGCAAGTTAAATACTAA
- a CDS encoding DUF3450 domain-containing protein, which translates to MNILKTSIGIALATVITTAQATALDQARVIENKSNTSSAISQQKIDKSAEATLAYKAEIEQLQEEVKNLAVYRDHLTGLVNSQQQEMVSLNDQIDTIKETRQGVVPLMYKMLSGLTTLVEQDKPIKTEERLHRIAKLEHMMTRADVSDAEKYRRLLEAYQIEMDYGTKLGTYQTQIIVEDNEQIDADMLHLGRVSLLARRLDASQYWSWNTYTNRWEALDSEFNDDLAKAYSAAYKQVAPSLLTLPVSLSLKEVK; encoded by the coding sequence ATGAATATTCTAAAAACCAGTATCGGTATTGCATTAGCAACCGTGATCACAACCGCTCAGGCTACTGCGCTTGATCAAGCACGAGTAATTGAAAATAAATCAAATACTTCTTCAGCGATAAGCCAGCAGAAAATCGATAAAAGTGCAGAAGCGACATTAGCCTACAAAGCTGAAATTGAGCAGCTTCAAGAAGAAGTGAAAAACTTGGCTGTGTATCGTGATCACTTAACGGGTTTAGTGAATAGTCAGCAGCAAGAGATGGTAAGTTTAAATGACCAAATTGACACCATTAAAGAGACTAGACAAGGCGTTGTACCTTTAATGTATAAGATGTTATCTGGTTTAACGACATTAGTTGAACAAGATAAGCCAATTAAAACAGAAGAACGTTTACATCGTATTGCAAAGCTTGAACATATGATGACAAGAGCGGATGTGAGTGATGCAGAAAAATATCGCCGACTTCTTGAAGCCTACCAGATCGAAATGGATTACGGTACAAAACTAGGTACATACCAAACGCAGATCATTGTTGAAGATAATGAACAAATTGATGCAGATATGCTGCATTTAGGACGCGTATCTTTACTTGCTCGTCGTCTTGATGCTTCTCAATATTGGAGTTGGAATACGTACACCAACCGATGGGAGGCGCTGGACTCTGAATTTAATGATGATTTAGCAAAAGCCTATTCAGCTGCTTATAAACAAGTTGCCCCAAGTTTATTGACTCTGCCTGTATCTTTATCACTAAAAGAGGTGAAATAA
- a CDS encoding MotA/TolQ/ExbB proton channel family protein has translation MTIKPLILAVSLLGLSINTVTANTELLKETKQASHVQKQHDAQRESGFKQTEQSLKAQRNALIAERKKLQKESDQLSAIFSKNEKTLATLEQQLHLETGSLGELFGVVRQTAKDVNAELKNSMSGSENNKYNQLIADIVAAKSLPSMTQLTGLWQTMAQQVNASSELELTTVTMISGSGHRQSINAYRLGNMALVGEGGFLQWDNKKQVATYYAQQPKLTPTTTILSEMPSKQVIMMASDPSRGIMLEQLANTPTMKERLQAGGVVGKIIIGLLLIGLIISLFNGVRLFVIRQQIRKQLKQPQELGQNPLGRVLAVYDAEKQRSVEALELRLLETIVDEQQGLEKGLSMLKLLAALAPMLGLLGTVTGMIETFQVITQFGNGDPKVMAGGISMALVTTVLGLVAAMPLLLTHNILSSQAESIRTILEKQGLGLVAEQAEKVVQPNAMDMAA, from the coding sequence ATGACAATTAAGCCACTGATTTTAGCTGTTTCACTGCTTGGTCTTTCGATTAATACGGTGACAGCAAACACTGAATTGTTGAAAGAGACAAAACAAGCAAGTCATGTACAAAAGCAACATGATGCACAACGAGAGTCTGGTTTTAAACAAACAGAACAAAGCTTAAAAGCTCAAAGAAACGCCTTGATTGCGGAGCGTAAAAAACTTCAAAAAGAAAGCGATCAATTAAGTGCTATCTTCAGCAAAAATGAAAAAACACTCGCAACATTAGAGCAGCAACTGCACTTAGAAACAGGCAGCTTAGGTGAACTGTTTGGGGTGGTAAGACAGACAGCAAAAGACGTGAATGCAGAGTTGAAAAACTCGATGTCAGGATCAGAAAATAATAAATATAATCAGTTAATTGCTGATATCGTTGCAGCGAAATCTTTGCCATCTATGACGCAACTAACGGGGTTATGGCAAACCATGGCTCAGCAAGTTAATGCTAGTTCAGAGTTAGAGTTAACGACAGTAACCATGATTAGTGGTTCTGGTCATCGTCAATCAATCAATGCTTATCGCTTAGGTAATATGGCACTGGTTGGTGAAGGTGGTTTTTTGCAGTGGGACAATAAAAAGCAAGTTGCGACTTATTACGCTCAACAGCCAAAACTGACTCCGACAACGACGATCTTATCTGAGATGCCAAGCAAACAAGTCATCATGATGGCAAGCGATCCTTCACGCGGTATCATGTTAGAGCAATTAGCGAATACGCCAACAATGAAAGAGCGTCTTCAAGCGGGTGGTGTGGTTGGTAAAATCATTATTGGTTTATTACTGATTGGATTGATTATTTCATTATTTAATGGCGTGAGATTGTTTGTTATTCGCCAACAAATTAGAAAGCAATTAAAACAACCACAAGAGCTTGGTCAAAATCCATTAGGTCGCGTGCTTGCCGTTTACGATGCAGAAAAACAACGTTCAGTTGAAGCATTAGAATTACGCCTATTAGAAACCATCGTTGATGAGCAGCAAGGGCTAGAAAAAGGGTTGTCTATGCTTAAACTATTAGCAGCTTTGGCTCCAATGTTAGGACTTTTAGGTACGGTTACGGGCATGATCGAAACATTCCAAGTGATCACACAGTTTGGTAATGGTGATCCAAAAGTGATGGCGGGTGGTATTTCGATGGCGCTAGTTACTACGGTTTTAGGTTTAGTTGCGGCAATGCCACTATTACTTACGCATAATATTTTAAGCTCACAAGCTGAAAGCATTCGCACTATTCTTGAAAAACAAGGCTTAGGGCTAGTTGCTGAACAAGCTGAAAAAGTAGTGCAACCAAACGCAATGGATATGGCAGCGTAA
- a CDS encoding MotA/TolQ/ExbB proton channel family protein — protein sequence MTAFLSHFMAQGGPILWWLAAVVALCWLLVIERIFFISFSFPIQRKRWIEQWQQRNDHESWYAKTIRDGWISEAHLQLNQYLNFIKVLVAICPMLGLLGTVTGMISVFDVMANQGSSQTKLMASGISLATLPTMAGMVAALAGMFVHARLAKVCRRKEHQLEKALRSQS from the coding sequence ATGACGGCTTTTCTTTCACATTTTATGGCTCAAGGCGGCCCCATTTTATGGTGGTTGGCCGCAGTGGTTGCATTGTGTTGGTTATTGGTTATCGAGCGAATTTTTTTCATATCGTTTAGTTTTCCAATACAACGAAAACGATGGATTGAGCAATGGCAGCAGCGCAATGATCATGAATCTTGGTATGCCAAAACCATTAGAGATGGGTGGATCAGTGAAGCTCATCTGCAACTAAATCAATATTTGAATTTCATTAAGGTGTTAGTGGCAATATGCCCTATGTTAGGTTTGTTAGGTACGGTTACAGGGATGATCTCTGTATTTGATGTCATGGCAAATCAAGGCAGTAGCCAAACCAAACTAATGGCATCAGGTATTTCATTAGCGACATTACCAACGATGGCGGGAATGGTTGCAGCCTTGGCGGGGATGTTTGTTCATGCTCGTCTAGCTAAAGTTTGTCGTCGTAAAGAGCATCAGTTAGAAAAAGCATTAAGGAGTCAGTCATGA